One genomic segment of Clostridia bacterium includes these proteins:
- a CDS encoding ComEC/Rec2 family competence protein, which yields MKKHRILVLLLILVLCMGIIACSSPEAAGGYVNAGNGQSLKVHFIDVGQADAILIQGPKGENIVIDAGNNSDSEMVVSYIRKQGVKELNAVIGTHPHEDHIGGLDAVIKSFNVDKVYLPKAVHTTDTFRDVLKAVSDKGLKVTTAVKGVSIPLSGMTAEFLGPVGSEYENLNNHSAVLKLTYGETSFLFQGDAEVESEKDILKSDMSSKLKADVLKVGHHGSYNATTPEYLAKVNPKYAVIMSGKGNDYGHPHKEPMELLKSKGIEIYRTDEEGTIVAESDGKSITFNVKPDSHNYGTEKTNTQKLYTDSTGNGLIKGNINSRSEKIYHLPGGAYYDKTVPEKWFKTEQEAQDAGFRPSSK from the coding sequence ATGAAGAAACATAGGATACTAGTGCTGCTGCTCATTTTGGTTTTGTGCATGGGTATTATTGCATGCAGCAGCCCGGAAGCAGCGGGGGGGTATGTAAATGCCGGAAATGGGCAGTCGCTCAAAGTGCATTTCATCGATGTGGGGCAGGCAGACGCTATACTTATACAAGGACCAAAGGGTGAGAATATAGTTATCGATGCGGGAAACAATAGCGACAGCGAAATGGTAGTAAGCTATATCAGGAAGCAAGGAGTTAAGGAGCTTAATGCAGTCATAGGCACGCACCCCCATGAGGATCACATAGGCGGTCTTGATGCTGTAATCAAGAGCTTTAATGTGGATAAGGTATATTTGCCCAAGGCAGTGCATACAACGGATACCTTCAGGGATGTACTGAAGGCGGTCAGCGACAAGGGTTTAAAGGTCACAACGGCTGTTAAGGGGGTAAGCATACCTTTATCGGGAATGACTGCTGAGTTCCTGGGCCCGGTAGGCTCAGAGTATGAAAACCTGAACAATCATAGTGCAGTTCTTAAATTGACATACGGAGAGACCAGCTTTCTTTTCCAGGGAGATGCTGAGGTAGAAAGTGAGAAGGATATTTTAAAGAGCGATATGAGCAGCAAGCTGAAGGCGGATGTGCTGAAGGTGGGGCATCATGGAAGCTATAACGCTACAACCCCTGAATATCTTGCAAAGGTAAATCCGAAATATGCAGTTATTATGTCAGGCAAAGGGAATGATTATGGACATCCCCACAAAGAGCCGATGGAGCTTCTAAAGAGCAAAGGTATAGAGATATACAGAACTGACGAGGAAGGGACAATTGTCGCAGAAAGTGATGGAAAAAGCATAACATTCAATGTGAAACCGGACAGCCACAACTATGGCACAGAAAAAACAAATACTCAGAAGCTTTATACTGACTCCACAGGTAATGGACTAATAAAGGGAAACATAAACAGCAGGAGTGAGAAGATATATCACCTTCCGGGAGGCGCTTATTATGATAAGACCGTTCCCGAGAAGTGGTTTAAGACTGAGCAGGAGGCACAGGATGCCGGCTTTAGGCCATCTAGTAAATAA
- a CDS encoding DUF3006 domain-containing protein, translated as MQCIVDRFEGDYAVVEYYEQVLKLPKVFLPVEAHEGDVLDVLIMLDVNETNKMKAEIKKLMDDVWEK; from the coding sequence ATGCAGTGTATTGTTGACAGATTTGAAGGAGATTACGCGGTTGTAGAGTATTATGAGCAGGTGCTGAAGCTTCCGAAAGTGTTCCTGCCTGTGGAAGCCCACGAGGGAGATGTATTGGATGTCCTTATTATGCTTGATGTTAATGAGACTAATAAGATGAAGGCAGAAATAAAAAAACTTATGGACGATGTATGGGAAAAATAA
- a CDS encoding alpha/beta hydrolase → MYWYIALSLLLILFAASGFYLSGVVIYPRIKTREKILQMECDKGNMHEEYFDKLLKEEVRIRSQYGYELRGFYFPNGNSMKTVIICHGITYTIYGSVKYMEMFMKRGFNVLIYDHRNHGESGGKNTTFGYYEKYDLKSCTDWVFEKCGNDCTVGVHGESMGAAIALQNIAIDPRISFCVADCPFSDLSELFKYRFKVEYKLPPFPAFQITRLFTRLRTGMILKDISPIRDIADVETPIFFIHGSEDLYIPTQMSIDMYNNKKGIRKLYLAPNARHAESVVKNGDEYDRLVGEFLSDIATRQPSPLIFPIHRP, encoded by the coding sequence ATGTATTGGTACATTGCATTATCACTATTGCTTATTTTATTTGCAGCTTCCGGCTTTTATCTTTCCGGGGTTGTCATTTACCCTCGTATAAAGACCCGTGAGAAGATTCTCCAAATGGAATGCGATAAGGGAAATATGCACGAGGAGTACTTTGACAAGCTTCTTAAAGAAGAGGTTAGGATAAGGTCTCAGTATGGCTATGAGCTGCGTGGATTTTACTTCCCTAATGGCAACTCAATGAAAACTGTTATAATCTGTCATGGCATAACCTATACAATATATGGCTCAGTGAAGTATATGGAAATGTTCATGAAGCGGGGCTTTAATGTACTGATTTATGATCATCGCAACCACGGAGAAAGCGGTGGGAAGAACACTACCTTCGGATATTATGAAAAGTATGACCTAAAGAGCTGTACTGACTGGGTATTTGAAAAGTGCGGCAATGACTGCACGGTGGGAGTCCACGGGGAATCCATGGGAGCTGCAATTGCACTTCAGAATATTGCTATTGACCCCAGAATATCCTTCTGTGTAGCAGATTGTCCTTTCTCTGATCTTTCAGAGCTTTTTAAATACAGATTCAAGGTAGAATATAAGCTGCCCCCGTTCCCTGCATTTCAGATAACCCGATTATTTACCAGGCTGCGTACAGGGATGATACTCAAGGACATATCTCCAATAAGAGACATAGCCGATGTGGAGACCCCGATATTCTTCATACACGGCAGTGAGGATTTATATATACCTACACAAATGAGTATTGATATGTACAACAACAAGAAAGGGATAAGGAAATTATACCTTGCCCCCAATGCCAGACATGCGGAATCAGTAGTAAAAAACGGTGATGAGTATGACAGGCTTGTTGGAGAATTTCTTAGTGATATTGCGACCAGGCAACCCAGCCCGCTTATTTTTCCCATACATCGTCCATAA
- a CDS encoding M6 family metalloprotease domain-containing protein has protein sequence MRKLMSRFSFFILLLFCCNLVLPGYVTFAGTSSGEGAAFNQDKEISFMPPNPEVYPEFYEKDGDISDIMRASAKYSVPKIERVGGAESIPVGGAIEKVLVIPVYFSDEEFELGHDSVYFENIMLQMQDYFEANSQYNDEEAKGMSIAATVVEAVYSDQTMAYYGEDGSDIDDANGDISELAREAVQKIDATVDFRDYDTNGDGTIDHLFIIHAGIGQEENLDPENELIWSHRWAIAGGEDTDDGITAFNYAMVPETGQLGTFAHEFGHDIGLPDLYDTNDLDYGMTEGVGDWDVMGSGSWNHRDGEDPGTCPANLSAWSRMYLGWAELRTLTQNEGATIYSSDGISQVLKFWTAGDESGNEYYLSEYRIKQGYDEGLPGEGLLIWHIDQQQVNATIAANTLNADENRLGVELEQADGELDLWTMSNRGDAGDPFTGSSWNANFTAVPYSFNYSNIDGEFSYVAVTNIRGAYAEYIIEPDVPDKPHIYLPNNGSNTSTRPTFSWNVSSQAEYYVLQISEDDSFESDVMEFVLSTGEDGLNYLGDAFTFTLPESDELAKDTSYNLRIVGVNSLNNEGNLEWTTEYNFSTIADGMNISEVGTDMPTPRERLATVGLDGKIYAIGGFNENGASSKMEVYDPDTDTWDTLADMLGARADLGAAAVNGKIYAIGGDIGADSVRTVYEYDPASDAWDTKANMLLGVRGFGIAVLEDKIYIVGGVDEDGLLSDQLQIYDPSADAWESRFCGESEFTPRAYLGAAAVNGMLYAIGGCTGEDSFSTDEDNTIYTLSIVEVYNPEDDTWLLADDMPEELSSFGTTVLGDKIYVMGGYSDFFRFSAMIFEYDPIEEYWIEKTSMQAERAYLGAASSGVKIYAVGGSRLQGGAYPYFSTVETYEPEMSPPHIRFSFDGVNAGRLMGITPEMEYSLDGGASYVSAVENNQLLTAAEIASITVENDIRIRVRATESEPAGVRDIIPISVEKALFRVIGDNTHNTIERIDSEMEFSTDGINWVMYNNNLPDLTGNITIYVRYAANDRLLPGPISTFVFTASRPSSGGRGGSGGGGGGGGTSAATPDPSALTMIEAAVIVSRTAANAYLNNEKYENVIVDIPKKATEQSAAIDTTIFSMLSEKGKGLVINGKNLTMVLSSDVLRNEQRNLDGKDTYFKLVTGVLNEQQTKEKADLLKQAANNGLTLTDNNIFEFNAALVTNDMHQRVSSFNAPIRITISLKDSKLGNIDAEKLGVYYYNETTKTWDYIGGKFDAAAKVISFDTTHFSSFAVMSYEKTFQDIAKHWARPYIEKMAAKHIAQGTNSRFEPEASISRAEFTALLVRALELKESKEGTKASYSDITEGKWYAPEINKAYNSGIAKKEDGVNFRPDIAITREEIVVMIARGLQYKGIAGKPSEDQITQRLKQFSDYGQISQSAREPFAIAMEKEIINGRIPTLISPKGSATRAEAIVMIYRLLNLK, from the coding sequence ATGAGGAAATTAATGTCTAGGTTCTCTTTTTTTATTTTACTGTTATTCTGTTGCAATCTAGTGCTCCCGGGGTATGTCACATTTGCCGGGACAAGCAGTGGAGAAGGTGCTGCGTTTAATCAGGATAAAGAAATAAGCTTCATGCCTCCGAATCCTGAAGTGTATCCGGAGTTTTATGAGAAAGACGGAGATATTTCGGATATTATGAGAGCTTCAGCGAAGTACTCAGTACCAAAGATTGAAAGAGTAGGAGGAGCGGAAAGCATACCTGTTGGGGGAGCAATAGAAAAGGTGCTGGTAATACCAGTATACTTTTCAGATGAAGAGTTTGAACTGGGGCATGATAGCGTTTATTTTGAGAATATAATGCTTCAGATGCAGGATTATTTTGAAGCCAACTCCCAATATAACGATGAAGAAGCAAAAGGAATGTCAATTGCAGCTACAGTAGTTGAAGCGGTATATAGCGACCAAACCATGGCGTATTATGGTGAGGATGGTTCAGATATAGATGATGCTAATGGCGATATTAGTGAGCTTGCTAGAGAGGCTGTGCAGAAGATTGATGCAACAGTTGATTTTAGGGACTATGATACCAATGGTGATGGTACAATTGATCACCTTTTTATTATCCATGCGGGAATAGGACAGGAAGAGAATTTAGATCCAGAAAACGAATTAATATGGTCCCATCGTTGGGCAATTGCCGGTGGCGAGGATACGGATGATGGGATAACTGCTTTTAACTACGCAATGGTGCCAGAGACAGGACAATTGGGAACCTTTGCCCACGAATTCGGCCATGATATTGGATTACCTGACTTATATGATACAAATGATTTAGATTATGGCATGACAGAGGGAGTCGGAGATTGGGACGTTATGGGCTCCGGCTCATGGAATCACAGGGATGGAGAGGATCCGGGGACTTGCCCTGCCAATCTGTCAGCCTGGAGCAGGATGTATTTGGGTTGGGCAGAACTCCGCACCTTAACTCAGAATGAAGGCGCTACTATCTATAGTTCAGATGGAATAAGCCAGGTTCTAAAGTTCTGGACAGCGGGCGACGAATCAGGGAATGAATATTACCTTTCAGAATATAGAATAAAACAGGGTTATGATGAGGGTCTTCCAGGGGAAGGCTTGCTGATATGGCATATTGATCAGCAGCAAGTAAATGCCACTATTGCTGCAAATACACTAAATGCAGATGAGAACAGGCTTGGAGTAGAACTGGAGCAGGCAGACGGTGAATTGGATTTATGGACAATGAGCAATAGAGGTGATGCTGGTGACCCGTTTACGGGTTCAAGCTGGAATGCCAATTTCACAGCAGTGCCTTACAGCTTCAATTATAGCAACATAGACGGTGAATTCAGCTATGTAGCAGTAACCAATATCCGTGGAGCATATGCAGAATATATTATTGAGCCGGACGTACCAGATAAACCGCATATTTATCTTCCGAATAATGGAAGCAACACAAGCACAAGGCCGACATTTTCATGGAATGTATCCTCCCAGGCTGAGTACTATGTGCTTCAAATATCGGAGGATGACAGCTTTGAGTCGGATGTCATGGAATTTGTATTAAGCACAGGGGAAGATGGACTCAATTACTTGGGTGATGCCTTCACTTTTACATTACCGGAAAGTGATGAACTGGCGAAGGATACATCCTATAATCTGCGCATAGTCGGTGTAAATAGTTTAAACAATGAGGGAAATCTAGAATGGACAACAGAGTATAATTTCAGTACGATAGCTGATGGCATGAATATCTCAGAAGTAGGAACAGATATGCCTACTCCAAGAGAAAGACTTGCTACTGTTGGATTGGATGGTAAGATATATGCAATAGGCGGATTCAATGAAAATGGCGCCAGCAGCAAGATGGAGGTATATGACCCGGATACCGACACATGGGATACTTTGGCGGATATGCTTGGAGCAAGGGCAGATCTGGGTGCTGCAGCAGTTAATGGGAAAATATATGCTATAGGCGGCGATATAGGAGCAGATTCAGTTAGAACAGTATATGAATATGATCCGGCTTCGGACGCGTGGGACACTAAAGCAAACATGCTTTTGGGAGTGCGAGGCTTTGGAATAGCGGTCCTTGAAGATAAGATTTACATTGTCGGCGGAGTCGATGAGGATGGCCTATTATCGGATCAGCTGCAAATATATGATCCTTCAGCCGATGCATGGGAGTCCAGGTTCTGTGGAGAAAGTGAATTTACACCCAGGGCTTATCTGGGGGCTGCAGCAGTTAATGGCATGCTTTATGCCATAGGGGGCTGCACAGGTGAAGACAGTTTTTCAACAGACGAAGATAATACCATATATACATTAAGCATAGTGGAGGTATATAACCCGGAAGATGATACATGGCTCCTCGCTGATGATATGCCTGAGGAACTTTCAAGCTTCGGCACTACTGTATTAGGGGATAAGATATATGTTATGGGAGGGTATTCAGACTTTTTTCGCTTTAGCGCTATGATATTTGAGTACGACCCCATTGAAGAATATTGGATAGAAAAAACCAGCATGCAAGCAGAGCGAGCATATCTGGGTGCCGCTTCCTCCGGAGTGAAAATATATGCAGTTGGAGGATCAAGGCTTCAAGGCGGTGCATATCCATATTTTAGTACAGTGGAAACATATGAACCGGAAATGTCTCCCCCACATATAAGATTCAGTTTTGATGGTGTTAATGCAGGAAGGCTCATGGGCATTACTCCTGAAATGGAATACAGTCTTGATGGAGGGGCAAGCTATGTTTCAGCCGTTGAGAACAATCAGCTGCTTACTGCTGCTGAAATAGCAAGCATAACAGTAGAAAATGATATCAGGATAAGAGTGAGGGCAACAGAGAGCGAACCGGCAGGAGTACGTGATATCATACCTATCAGTGTAGAAAAAGCTTTATTTAGAGTAATTGGTGATAATACTCATAATACAATAGAACGTATAGATAGCGAAATGGAATTCAGCACTGATGGCATAAACTGGGTTATGTATAATAATAACTTACCTGATTTAACCGGTAATATAACTATCTATGTGAGATATGCAGCCAATGACAGACTTCTTCCGGGGCCTATATCCACCTTTGTCTTCACTGCATCGCGACCTAGCAGTGGTGGAAGAGGCGGGAGCGGAGGCGGCGGAGGTGGTGGCGGTACGTCGGCTGCCACTCCGGATCCATCTGCTTTAACCATGATTGAGGCTGCAGTAATAGTGAGTAGAACAGCTGCAAATGCATATTTAAATAATGAAAAATATGAAAATGTCATTGTTGACATCCCAAAGAAAGCAACTGAGCAGTCTGCAGCGATAGATACGACTATTTTCAGCATGCTTTCGGAGAAAGGCAAGGGCTTGGTTATAAATGGTAAAAATCTTACCATGGTTTTATCATCTGACGTTCTAAGAAATGAACAGAGAAACCTGGATGGGAAGGACACATATTTTAAGCTGGTTACCGGAGTACTCAATGAGCAGCAAACCAAGGAGAAGGCAGATTTGTTGAAGCAAGCCGCCAATAACGGGCTGACTTTGACGGATAACAATATCTTTGAATTCAACGCTGCTCTTGTCACGAATGACATGCATCAGAGGGTAAGCAGCTTCAATGCACCTATTAGAATAACAATCAGCTTGAAAGACTCTAAGCTTGGTAATATTGATGCTGAAAAGCTGGGTGTATACTATTACAATGAAACAACAAAGACTTGGGATTATATAGGTGGTAAATTTGACGCTGCTGCAAAAGTAATAAGCTTCGATACAACACATTTCAGCTCCTTTGCTGTTATGAGTTACGAGAAGACCTTTCAAGACATCGCGAAACATTGGGCACGACCCTACATAGAAAAGATGGCAGCAAAGCATATAGCACAAGGTACAAATAGTAGATTTGAACCGGAGGCAAGCATATCTAGAGCTGAGTTCACAGCATTGCTGGTACGTGCTTTAGAGCTGAAGGAAAGTAAGGAAGGTACAAAAGCTTCTTATTCAGATATTACTGAAGGAAAATGGTATGCCCCTGAAATCAATAAGGCATATAATTCGGGCATAGCAAAGAAGGAAGATGGAGTTAACTTTAGACCGGATATAGCAATCACGAGGGAAGAAATAGTTGTAATGATTGCGAGGGGCTTACAATATAAGGGTATAGCAGGTAAACCCAGTGAAGATCAAATCACTCAGAGGCTTAAGCAGTTCAGTGATTATGGACAGATATCGCAAAGCGCAAGAGAGCCATTTGCAATAGCAATGGAGAAAGAAATTATAAACGGCAGAATCCCTACCTTGATTTCACCAAAAGGCAGTGCAACACGTGCTGAAGCAATTGTCATGATATACAGGCTTCTAAATCTGAAATAA
- a CDS encoding sensor histidine kinase, with protein sequence MEKGRRLLYLLKAIILTILFCAAVYFENAQQQRLFVLVAVFVLYLAAGFGRGFINHESKPYYLSFIIDIALVYTLEHNSRLLINYFFHSFYITILLEAALTLGLRRGITIGAAAVLASLIKYIYLIYYKFNLSNVSQLAFFLMVNVLILVIAGFAQHSKEEKERKDVLYKELLDAHRKLKQYTNEVNRLTVVEERNRIARDIHDTLGHNMTALIMQLQMAEHLLKEDAPRAEVLLVNAVVTAKDSLAGIREVVETLRGVDTELSPAESIKKLISEFAIKTGVEIGLDITGEADIQASAANIAVFRIIQEAMTNAVRHGKATSISVKLDYYCGSIEFCVADNGSGAEKVNEGYGLKGIRERVEAFGGKVEFGAEDGFYIKGIMYMCLLAECNSNPVEAQHLGYAFLTLE encoded by the coding sequence ATGGAAAAGGGAAGAAGATTACTATACCTGTTGAAAGCAATCATACTTACCATATTGTTCTGTGCTGCGGTGTATTTCGAAAATGCGCAGCAGCAGAGGCTATTTGTGCTAGTTGCTGTGTTTGTATTATATCTTGCGGCAGGCTTTGGAAGAGGTTTTATAAACCATGAAAGTAAACCATACTACCTATCTTTTATTATTGATATAGCTCTGGTGTATACACTGGAACACAATTCAAGACTTCTGATAAACTACTTCTTTCACTCCTTCTATATAACCATATTGCTTGAAGCGGCGCTGACCCTGGGGCTCAGAAGAGGAATAACCATAGGGGCTGCCGCAGTACTGGCATCGCTTATAAAATACATATACTTGATTTACTATAAGTTTAACCTTTCAAATGTATCACAGTTGGCGTTCTTCCTGATGGTCAATGTGCTGATACTGGTTATTGCGGGTTTTGCACAGCACAGCAAGGAAGAAAAGGAACGGAAGGATGTGCTCTATAAGGAGCTTTTGGATGCCCATAGGAAGCTGAAGCAGTATACCAATGAGGTCAACCGCCTCACTGTAGTGGAGGAAAGGAACCGCATTGCAAGGGACATACATGACACTTTGGGGCACAATATGACAGCACTTATAATGCAGCTGCAGATGGCAGAGCATCTTCTGAAGGAGGATGCCCCCAGGGCAGAGGTACTGCTGGTGAATGCTGTTGTGACTGCGAAGGACAGTCTGGCAGGAATAAGAGAGGTTGTGGAGACTCTGAGAGGAGTTGACACTGAGCTTTCACCTGCAGAGTCTATAAAGAAGCTGATTAGTGAGTTCGCAATAAAGACCGGGGTGGAGATTGGACTTGATATTACAGGGGAGGCTGACATACAGGCTTCGGCGGCAAATATTGCAGTATTTCGTATAATACAAGAAGCAATGACCAATGCTGTTAGGCACGGGAAAGCGACTAGCATATCGGTGAAGCTTGATTATTACTGCGGTTCCATAGAATTTTGCGTGGCAGACAACGGTTCTGGTGCGGAAAAAGTAAATGAAGGCTATGGATTGAAGGGTATCAGGGAAAGGGTTGAAGCCTTTGGTGGGAAAGTCGAATTCGGTGCTGAGGATGGGTTTTATATAAAGGGTATCATGTATATGTGCCTCTTGGCTGAATGCAATTCTAATCCTGTAGAGGCACAACATTTAGGATATGCATTTTTAACACTTGAATGA
- a CDS encoding response regulator transcription factor, whose translation MIKVLLVDDQDILVEGLKMILGKEEDIQICGTANNGRKAYETCKWNRPDVVLMDIKMPELDGVEATGMIKKDFPSVKVIVLTTFNDDEYIYEAIKNGASGYLLKDASPAEIAGAVRTVYNGGALIQSEVAVKVLDRFSELAKGNLERHSDPRVELLTEREMEICRLIAEGKNNKEIAGELYLSEGTVKNHITRVLIKLELRDRTQLAVFTIKNDL comes from the coding sequence ATGATAAAAGTGCTGTTGGTTGATGATCAGGATATTTTGGTGGAAGGGCTCAAGATGATACTGGGGAAGGAAGAGGACATACAGATCTGCGGAACTGCCAACAATGGCAGGAAGGCCTATGAGACATGCAAATGGAACCGTCCTGATGTTGTGCTGATGGATATAAAGATGCCGGAATTAGACGGGGTAGAAGCGACCGGGATGATAAAAAAGGACTTTCCAAGTGTCAAAGTAATTGTACTTACCACCTTCAACGATGATGAATACATATATGAGGCTATAAAGAACGGTGCCTCAGGCTACCTACTGAAGGATGCCTCGCCTGCAGAGATTGCCGGTGCTGTACGCACTGTTTATAATGGAGGCGCACTTATACAGTCTGAGGTTGCTGTTAAGGTGCTGGACAGATTCTCAGAGCTTGCCAAAGGGAACTTGGAGAGACATTCGGACCCCAGAGTGGAGCTTCTGACCGAGCGGGAGATGGAGATATGCCGCCTTATAGCTGAAGGAAAGAATAATAAAGAAATCGCAGGCGAGCTGTATTTAAGTGAAGGAACTGTAAAGAACCATATTACAAGGGTGCTTATAAAGCTGGAACTTCGGGACAGGACGCAGCTGGCGGTATTTACAATAAAGAATGATCTATAG